A single Defluviitalea saccharophila DNA region contains:
- the sdaAA gene encoding L-serine ammonia-lyase, iron-sulfur-dependent, subunit alpha produces the protein MNKDFRNGSELIELCNGTNKKISEVMIAREVYISGKTRDEIFETMRDSLRIMKDAIERGLTKEMKSVSGLIGGDAKKLKDRYETKKTACGTQVNKAVASAMAVLEVNASMGLIVAAPTAGASGILPGTIVTVGEEFELSEEEMVHGLFTAGAVGYIITKNATVSGAEGGCQAETGSAAAMAAAGIVEMLGGTPEQALHAASMAIKNILGMVCDPIAGLVEAPCMKRNAIGAANALISADMALADIKSIIPFDEVIDAMYKVGKALPCSLRETAQGGLAATPTGIRIQKEVLGKIGTEKNI, from the coding sequence ATGAACAAGGATTTCCGTAACGGAAGCGAATTAATTGAGCTGTGCAATGGGACTAATAAAAAAATATCTGAAGTAATGATCGCGCGGGAAGTGTATATCTCAGGGAAAACCAGGGATGAAATCTTCGAAACCATGAGAGACAGCTTGCGCATTATGAAAGATGCCATTGAAAGAGGATTAACCAAAGAAATGAAATCTGTCAGCGGATTAATTGGTGGCGACGCTAAAAAGCTCAAAGATAGATATGAGACCAAAAAGACTGCCTGCGGAACGCAGGTGAATAAAGCTGTGGCCAGTGCCATGGCAGTTTTGGAAGTCAATGCGTCCATGGGACTGATTGTTGCTGCTCCTACAGCCGGAGCGAGTGGAATATTGCCTGGAACTATTGTAACCGTTGGAGAAGAGTTCGAGCTTAGTGAAGAGGAAATGGTTCATGGGCTATTTACCGCCGGAGCGGTTGGATACATTATTACAAAAAATGCCACAGTATCTGGAGCAGAAGGGGGCTGTCAGGCGGAAACAGGTTCAGCAGCGGCCATGGCAGCGGCAGGAATTGTAGAGATGTTAGGCGGTACTCCTGAGCAGGCTCTGCATGCAGCTTCTATGGCGATAAAAAACATATTGGGAATGGTCTGTGATCCCATTGCCGGTTTAGTGGAGGCGCCGTGCATGAAACGCAACGCCATCGGTGCAGCGAATGCTTTAATTTCTGCAGATATGGCACTTGCAGACATAAAAAGCATTATTCCTTTTGATGAGGTGATAGATGCAATGTATAAAGTAGGAAAAGCATTGCCCTGTTCCTTAAGGGAAACTGCTCAAGGGGGACTGGCAGCTACTCCTACAGGAATAAGAATCCAAAAAGAGGTTCTTGGGAAAATTGGAACAGAAAAAAATATTTAA
- the ahpF gene encoding alkyl hydroperoxide reductase subunit F yields the protein MILDADIREQLTQYLQLMENDIVIKVSAGPDEVSKDMVSLVNEIATISSKIKIEETNLPRTPSFSVNRLGEDTGVTFAGIPLGHEFTSLVLALLQVSGRPPKVEEKLIYQIKNLKGEYHFETYISLSCHNCPDVVQSLNLMSILNPNITHTMIDGAAFKEEVESKDILAVPSIYLNGEFFGGGRMTLESILSKMGTTVNISELNNKDPFDMLIIGGGPAGASAAVYGARKGIRTGIVAERFGGQVQDTMGIENFISVKYTEGPKLAANLEEHVKNYDVDIMSGQRAISLKKKEFIEVELENGAVLKSKTVILSTGARWRNVGVPGEIEFKNKGVAYCPHCDGPLYKNKNVAVIGGGNSGIEAAIDLAGIVNHVTVLEFMPALKADAVLQESLYSLPNVTVLTNVQTKEITGTTKVDGITYIERDTGIEKHIDLQGVFVQIGLVPNTDWLGDTVERNHFGEIIIDRHGATNIPGVFAAGDCTNTPYKQIIIAMGSGATAALGAFDYLIRN from the coding sequence ATGATATTAGATGCGGATATAAGGGAACAATTAACTCAATATCTTCAATTGATGGAAAATGATATAGTGATAAAAGTCAGTGCAGGTCCCGATGAAGTATCAAAAGACATGGTTTCTCTTGTAAATGAGATAGCCACCATCTCTTCCAAGATTAAAATTGAGGAAACAAATTTGCCTCGAACACCATCCTTTAGCGTAAATCGATTAGGAGAAGATACAGGAGTCACCTTCGCCGGAATACCTTTAGGTCATGAATTTACTTCCTTAGTATTGGCACTGCTACAGGTAAGCGGAAGACCTCCAAAGGTTGAGGAAAAATTAATCTATCAAATTAAAAATCTTAAAGGTGAATACCATTTTGAAACATATATCAGTTTAAGCTGCCATAATTGCCCCGATGTTGTTCAGTCTCTTAATTTAATGAGTATTTTAAATCCTAATATTACTCATACCATGATTGACGGTGCTGCTTTCAAAGAAGAAGTTGAAAGCAAAGACATCCTGGCGGTCCCATCCATATACTTAAATGGAGAGTTTTTCGGCGGCGGTCGAATGACCTTGGAATCCATTCTTTCTAAGATGGGTACTACAGTTAATATATCAGAGTTAAATAATAAAGACCCCTTTGATATGCTTATCATCGGAGGAGGTCCGGCTGGAGCAAGTGCAGCTGTTTATGGTGCTCGCAAAGGCATTCGTACAGGTATTGTTGCCGAGCGATTCGGCGGTCAGGTACAGGACACAATGGGTATTGAAAATTTCATAAGTGTAAAATACACAGAAGGTCCAAAGTTGGCTGCAAACCTCGAAGAGCACGTTAAAAATTACGATGTCGATATTATGAGTGGACAAAGAGCTATTTCTTTAAAAAAGAAAGAGTTTATAGAAGTTGAACTGGAAAACGGTGCTGTTTTAAAAAGCAAAACGGTAATTCTTTCTACAGGTGCTCGTTGGAGAAATGTCGGAGTACCTGGGGAAATAGAATTCAAGAACAAAGGTGTTGCCTACTGCCCTCACTGTGACGGCCCCCTATACAAAAATAAAAACGTCGCAGTGATTGGCGGAGGAAATTCCGGTATTGAGGCAGCCATTGATCTTGCAGGTATTGTAAATCATGTAACAGTTCTTGAATTTATGCCTGCTTTAAAAGCGGATGCCGTTTTACAGGAAAGCCTTTACAGCCTCCCCAATGTAACTGTGCTTACAAATGTTCAAACCAAAGAAATTACTGGTACCACTAAAGTGGATGGCATTACTTATATTGAACGGGACACAGGTATAGAAAAACATATTGACTTACAAGGTGTCTTTGTTCAGATAGGTCTTGTCCCTAATACGGATTGGCTCGGAGATACCGTTGAGCGCAATCATTTCGGCGAAATCATCATTGATCGCCACGGTGCTACGAATATTCCCGGAGTTTTCGCCGCAGGCGATTGTACAAATACCCCCTATAAACAAATTATAATTGCAATGGGTTCAGGAGCCACTGCAGCTCTAGGAGCCTTTGACTACTTAATACGAAATTAA
- a CDS encoding pyridoxal phosphate-dependent aminotransferase, with translation MRIFEKSKKLNNVCYDIRGPVMDEANRMIAEGIEILKLNIGNPAPFGFQASNKLLEKMAENLSKTEGYSDSKGLLSAREAIVKYCKKKGIPGVTVEDVYTGNGVSELITISMQGLLNDGDEVLVPAPDYPLWTASVTLSGGTPVHYICDEEANWYPDIKDIKSKITDKTKGIVIINPNNPTGSLYPKELLEDIVEIARQNELIIFADEIYDRMVMDGLEHVSIASLAEDLLTVTFNGLSKSHLIAGYRCGWMCLSGDKSRAKGYIEGIKLLSSMRLCSNVPAQSIIEIALELEEDTKELLLPGGRIYEQREFIYNAINDIPGLSAVKPNAAFYIFPKIDTERFHIVDDERFVLDFLKDKKILLTHGGGFHWENPDHFRIVYLPEKPQLQMASDALADFMSYYTQR, from the coding sequence ATGAGAATATTTGAGAAATCAAAGAAACTAAATAATGTATGTTATGATATCAGAGGTCCTGTCATGGACGAAGCAAACAGAATGATTGCTGAGGGAATAGAAATTCTTAAACTGAATATTGGGAATCCTGCACCCTTTGGATTTCAGGCATCCAATAAACTACTGGAGAAAATGGCAGAAAACTTAAGTAAGACAGAAGGTTATTCAGATTCTAAAGGGCTTCTTTCTGCACGAGAAGCAATTGTGAAATACTGCAAAAAGAAAGGAATACCAGGAGTTACAGTGGAGGATGTCTATACGGGTAATGGCGTCAGCGAATTGATCACCATTTCCATGCAAGGACTACTGAATGATGGTGATGAAGTACTGGTACCGGCACCGGATTATCCTTTATGGACAGCATCCGTGACCCTCTCCGGTGGAACACCGGTTCATTATATCTGCGACGAAGAAGCTAACTGGTATCCTGATATTAAGGACATAAAGAGCAAAATAACCGACAAAACAAAAGGAATTGTAATTATTAATCCAAATAATCCAACAGGCTCCTTATATCCAAAAGAATTGTTAGAAGATATCGTAGAGATTGCACGCCAAAATGAGTTGATCATCTTCGCAGATGAAATATATGACCGAATGGTTATGGATGGATTAGAACATGTATCCATTGCATCCCTTGCGGAAGATCTTTTAACTGTAACGTTTAATGGGTTATCAAAATCCCATCTCATAGCAGGCTATCGATGTGGCTGGATGTGCCTGTCTGGAGACAAATCCCGTGCCAAAGGATATATTGAGGGAATTAAATTATTGTCTTCTATGCGCCTGTGCTCTAATGTGCCTGCTCAGTCGATAATAGAAATAGCTTTAGAATTAGAAGAAGATACAAAGGAACTTCTCCTTCCTGGCGGAAGAATTTATGAGCAAAGAGAATTTATATATAATGCCATCAATGATATACCCGGGCTTAGTGCAGTGAAACCCAATGCTGCCTTTTATATATTCCCGAAAATTGATACAGAAAGATTTCATATTGTAGATGACGAACGATTCGTTCTTGACTTTCTAAAGGATAAAAAGATACTGCTTACCCATGGAGGCGGCTTCCACTGGGAAAACCCAGACCATTTTAGAATTGTTTATTTGCCGGAGAAACCTCAACTACAGATGGCTTCCGATGCACTGGCAGATTTTATGTCTTACTATACGCAAAGATAA
- a CDS encoding S41 family peptidase: MKKIIFILLVCILMAACTNTNTAQIKKVENQENVLFYDRDEKIAHNKEFDKGSGIKSIDMNEKNVENIFALAKVWGYLKYYHPNVAQGEYNWDYELFRVLPKVINIDSTEERDKILCAWIDSLGSFESINEGEPNTIPVLEYKFSDDLENRLLNIQNAKRENSNFYVSLVDEVGNPNFINEKAYSLMGYPDAGYRLLALFRYWNIIEYYFPYKHLIEENWEEVLKEFIPKFINASNELEYKLSVLELIGRIHDTHANIWSNDKTLERYWGEKYAPVIITFVENKAVVTDYYHTKLGEKSKLKIGDIITKINGVPVEEIVSNKLKYIPASNYPTQLRNIARVLLRTNDYVLHIELIHNEEIKSVDVACYSASTLNLKRYYENLQKQKVFYKLIDSDIAYIYPEAVRDRELSEIMKEVENTKGLIIDLRCYPSESIVYSLAEYLLPENTEFVQYTVGSLLTPGHFTVKGTLSVGKKNEDYYKGKVIILVNEKTQSHAEFTAMALRTAPEATVIGSTTAGADGNVSYFYLPGGILTAISGIGIYYPDGSETQRVGIVPDIEVKTTIAGVQLNKDELLEKAIKVINE, translated from the coding sequence ATGAAAAAAATCATATTCATTCTATTGGTCTGTATACTTATGGCAGCATGTACTAATACAAATACGGCTCAAATAAAAAAGGTCGAAAATCAAGAAAATGTTTTGTTTTATGATAGGGATGAAAAAATTGCTCATAATAAAGAATTTGATAAGGGCTCAGGAATAAAATCAATCGATATGAATGAAAAAAATGTGGAGAATATTTTTGCCTTGGCAAAAGTATGGGGATATTTAAAATACTACCATCCTAATGTAGCTCAAGGTGAATACAACTGGGACTATGAATTGTTTAGAGTTTTGCCTAAGGTAATTAATATAGACAGTACAGAAGAAAGGGATAAAATTTTATGTGCTTGGATAGACAGCTTAGGAAGCTTTGAAAGCATAAATGAGGGGGAGCCAAATACAATACCCGTCTTAGAATATAAATTTAGTGATGATCTTGAAAATAGGCTCTTGAATATCCAGAATGCTAAAAGAGAAAACTCTAATTTTTATGTGAGCTTAGTGGATGAAGTGGGAAATCCAAATTTTATAAATGAAAAGGCGTATTCATTAATGGGATATCCCGATGCGGGATATCGATTGTTAGCACTATTTCGTTATTGGAATATTATTGAATACTATTTTCCGTATAAGCATTTAATCGAAGAGAATTGGGAGGAGGTATTAAAAGAGTTTATTCCCAAGTTCATTAATGCTTCCAATGAATTGGAATATAAGTTATCGGTGTTAGAGTTGATTGGAAGGATTCATGATACCCATGCCAATATTTGGTCTAATGATAAAACCTTAGAAAGATATTGGGGAGAAAAATATGCTCCAGTAATCATAACATTTGTTGAAAATAAGGCAGTTGTAACAGATTATTATCATACAAAGTTAGGTGAAAAGTCTAAATTAAAAATTGGGGATATCATTACAAAAATTAACGGTGTACCTGTTGAAGAAATTGTCAGCAATAAATTAAAATATATTCCTGCATCCAACTATCCAACACAATTAAGGAATATTGCGAGGGTATTATTAAGAACGAATGACTATGTGCTTCATATAGAACTTATACATAATGAAGAAATTAAATCAGTTGATGTTGCGTGTTATTCAGCATCAACTTTAAATCTTAAAAGATACTATGAAAATCTTCAAAAACAAAAGGTCTTTTATAAATTGATAGACTCTGATATTGCCTATATCTATCCAGAGGCCGTAAGAGACAGAGAGTTGTCGGAAATAATGAAGGAAGTAGAAAATACAAAGGGTTTAATTATCGATTTAAGATGTTATCCATCTGAATCCATTGTATATAGTCTTGCAGAGTACTTATTGCCGGAGAATACAGAGTTTGTGCAATATACAGTAGGAAGTCTGCTAACCCCAGGCCATTTTACAGTAAAAGGGACTCTAAGCGTAGGAAAGAAAAATGAGGATTACTACAAAGGAAAAGTAATTATTTTAGTCAATGAAAAAACCCAAAGCCATGCTGAATTTACTGCAATGGCTTTAAGGACAGCACCTGAAGCAACAGTTATTGGCAGTACAACAGCTGGTGCAGATGGAAATGTATCTTATTTTTATTTGCCAGGAGGTATTTTAACGGCCATCAGTGGAATTGGTATATATTATCCGGATGGCAGTGAAACACAGAGAGTTGGAATAGTACCTGATATAGAGGTAAAAACTACTATTGCAGGTGTTCAGTTGAATAAAGATGAATTATTAGAAAAAGCTATTAAAGTCATTAATGAATAG
- the sdaAB gene encoding L-serine ammonia-lyase, iron-sulfur-dependent subunit beta, with translation MNNKIYSVFDIIGPKMIGPSSSHTAGAARIGRVARKISRDTIKKVTFYLHGSFASTYRGHGTDRALIAGVLGLQPNDENISRSMEIAKQQGIEYAFVETDLGDVHPNTVKIVLEYCEGKHSELIGSSIGGGSIKIIQINGLDVEFTAEYPTLVIRHIDRPGVIAEVTKIMSHHNINIASMNVFRQHKGEDAFMIIETDHVVSEKIVDEIHGLKDKIISVYMIEAL, from the coding sequence ATGAATAATAAAATTTATAGCGTTTTTGATATTATAGGTCCTAAAATGATCGGACCTTCCAGTTCCCATACAGCAGGCGCTGCAAGGATTGGAAGGGTAGCAAGAAAAATTAGTCGGGATACCATAAAAAAAGTCACCTTTTATCTTCATGGCTCCTTTGCATCTACTTACAGAGGACATGGCACCGATAGGGCGTTGATTGCCGGGGTTTTAGGGCTGCAGCCCAATGATGAAAACATCAGCAGGTCCATGGAGATTGCAAAGCAACAGGGGATAGAATATGCTTTCGTTGAAACGGATTTAGGGGATGTGCATCCTAATACGGTAAAAATCGTTTTGGAATATTGTGAAGGAAAACATTCTGAACTTATTGGCTCATCCATTGGAGGAGGAAGTATAAAAATCATCCAGATTAATGGATTGGATGTTGAATTTACTGCCGAATATCCTACTTTAGTCATTAGACATATAGATCGCCCAGGGGTTATTGCAGAGGTCACAAAGATTATGAGCCATCACAATATTAATATTGCCTCCATGAATGTGTTCAGACAGCATAAAGGAGAAGATGCCTTTATGATTATTGAAACCGATCATGTGGTTTCTGAAAAGATTGTTGATGAAATCCATGGCTTAAAGGATAAAATTATTAGCGTTTACATGATAGAAGCTTTGTAG
- the ahpC gene encoding alkyl hydroperoxide reductase subunit C, translating into MSLIGTEVKPFKAQAYHNGKFIEVTEADFKGKWSVVFFYPADFTFVCPTELEDLQNNYETLKSLGVEVYAVSTDTHFTHKAWHDSSETIGKITYVMIGDPSHTLSRNFDVLIEADGLADRGTFIIDPDGVIQAVEINAGNIGRDATVLINKIKAAQYVRNNPDEVCPAKWKEGSATLKPSLDLVGKI; encoded by the coding sequence ATGTCATTAATCGGAACTGAAGTAAAACCATTTAAAGCTCAAGCTTATCACAACGGAAAATTCATTGAAGTGACTGAAGCAGATTTTAAAGGAAAATGGAGTGTAGTTTTCTTTTATCCTGCTGACTTTACTTTCGTATGTCCTACAGAATTAGAAGACTTGCAAAATAATTATGAAACCTTAAAATCCCTTGGTGTTGAAGTTTACGCTGTTTCAACTGATACTCATTTTACTCATAAAGCATGGCATGACAGCTCTGAAACAATTGGCAAAATTACTTATGTGATGATCGGCGATCCTTCCCATACTCTATCCAGAAATTTTGATGTTCTTATTGAAGCAGACGGGCTTGCAGATCGTGGAACTTTCATCATTGATCCAGACGGCGTTATTCAAGCTGTAGAAATTAACGCAGGCAATATAGGCCGTGATGCTACTGTACTTATTAACAAAATTAAAGCAGCTCAATATGTAAGAAATAATCCTGACGAAGTTTGCCCTGCTAAATGGAAAGAAGGATCTGCAACACTTAAACCAAGTCTTGATTTGGTGGGAAAGATCTAA
- the helD gene encoding RNA polymerase recycling motor HelD yields MHISEAEWRIEKEWLEKVLKEARRQLDENRALKERIKQDGIETQREMWQDIGSVAKDNGLDQLVDFMQLINTMKIQKSSHEFTKKLEEKYEKILLSPYFGRMDFVEDGEENAEKCYIGISNLITEDYEFLVYDWRAPISSMYYEREIGDASYECPEGTIHGKLTLKRHYKIYNGKIEYMFDSSLKIDDEILQDILGRSTDSKMKTIVTTIQREQNRVIRNEEYKNLIVQGPAGSGKTSVALHRVAYLLYKHRDTIKPENIVIFSPNDIFNDYISNVLPELGEENMFQTTFKEYMHTSLGNAVTKESYSEMMEYILDSKNKKTYQRRINNIKFKSSVEFINILKRYVSYLEKEYSRFTDIIIKDKIIIPSKDIEELFYKDYAQLPLKRRLQKIKNRILYLIEPYEKELVEEVSKEMNDSDSSMNQAENMKHSAAVVRNKMKDVYDAIHQMTEFDLIEIYKNLFEKLELFSEGLINHSTEINLEEIKKYTLENLQAGVLYYEDQSPLLYLKGVLGDLPETSNIKYVIIDEAQDYTPLQYEIFYQLFKSANMTILGDLNQSINPYMNVGDYENIAHIFPKEDTCRIDLTKSYRSTMEIARFTSRLLNKEATHEWIERSGDKPIIIGYSDEEEINKRLVEDIEKYKEKGYKSIGIITRTVKEAKEVYNFLKDKTNVHAILKDDDEYISGTVVIPSYLAKGLEFDVALIYNAGDEHYNCEEERLLLYTACTRALHVLCIYYSGELTPLLREAVDMETVFLS; encoded by the coding sequence ATGCATATAAGCGAAGCGGAATGGAGAATTGAAAAAGAATGGCTGGAGAAGGTTCTTAAAGAGGCACGAAGACAGTTGGATGAAAACCGTGCTTTAAAAGAACGTATCAAACAGGATGGCATAGAAACACAAAGAGAGATGTGGCAGGATATAGGTTCTGTTGCCAAAGACAATGGACTTGATCAGCTTGTAGATTTTATGCAACTTATCAATACAATGAAAATACAAAAAAGCAGCCATGAGTTTACAAAAAAGCTGGAAGAGAAATATGAGAAGATATTATTATCACCTTATTTCGGACGAATGGATTTCGTTGAAGATGGGGAGGAAAATGCTGAAAAGTGTTATATAGGCATTTCAAACCTTATAACGGAGGATTATGAGTTTCTTGTGTACGATTGGAGAGCACCGATTTCAAGCATGTATTATGAGCGTGAAATAGGAGATGCCAGTTATGAATGTCCGGAAGGAACCATCCATGGGAAACTGACTTTAAAAAGACATTATAAAATTTATAATGGTAAAATCGAGTATATGTTCGACAGCAGTCTGAAGATAGACGATGAAATTCTGCAGGATATCTTAGGCAGAAGTACGGACAGTAAAATGAAGACTATTGTAACGACGATCCAAAGAGAACAGAACAGAGTCATCCGTAATGAGGAATACAAGAATCTGATTGTTCAAGGGCCTGCCGGAAGCGGAAAAACCTCCGTTGCTCTTCATAGAGTTGCTTATCTTTTATATAAACATCGAGATACCATTAAGCCTGAAAACATCGTCATATTTTCTCCAAATGATATTTTTAACGATTACATTTCTAATGTATTGCCGGAACTTGGGGAAGAAAATATGTTTCAGACTACATTTAAAGAATATATGCATACCTCTTTAGGAAATGCCGTTACAAAGGAAAGTTATTCCGAGATGATGGAGTATATTCTGGATTCTAAGAACAAAAAGACTTATCAGAGAAGAATTAATAATATTAAATTTAAGTCTTCTGTAGAATTTATAAATATTTTAAAAAGATATGTTTCCTATCTGGAAAAAGAATATAGCAGATTTACAGATATAATAATCAAAGATAAGATAATCATCCCTTCTAAGGATATTGAAGAGTTGTTTTATAAAGATTATGCCCAGCTGCCATTAAAGAGGCGCCTTCAGAAAATAAAAAATAGAATACTATACCTTATAGAACCCTATGAAAAGGAGCTTGTAGAAGAAGTTTCAAAAGAGATGAATGATTCGGATTCCTCAATGAATCAAGCAGAAAATATGAAGCACAGTGCAGCGGTTGTAAGAAATAAAATGAAGGATGTATATGATGCAATTCATCAAATGACAGAGTTTGATTTGATAGAGATTTATAAAAATCTTTTTGAAAAACTCGAGCTTTTCTCAGAGGGCTTAATTAATCATTCTACAGAAATTAATCTTGAAGAAATCAAGAAATATACTCTTGAGAACTTGCAGGCTGGGGTGCTTTATTATGAGGATCAGTCACCTCTTTTATATCTGAAGGGAGTACTGGGAGATCTTCCCGAAACCTCGAATATAAAATATGTGATTATAGATGAGGCACAGGATTACACTCCATTACAGTATGAGATATTTTATCAGCTTTTTAAATCTGCCAATATGACGATATTGGGAGATTTAAATCAATCCATTAACCCCTACATGAATGTCGGTGACTATGAGAATATAGCCCATATATTCCCAAAAGAAGATACCTGCAGGATTGATTTAACGAAAAGCTACAGATCCACTATGGAGATTGCAAGATTTACAAGCAGATTGCTTAATAAAGAAGCTACCCATGAATGGATAGAGAGAAGTGGAGATAAACCTATCATTATCGGATATTCCGATGAAGAAGAGATTAACAAAAGACTTGTTGAAGATATTGAAAAATATAAAGAGAAAGGTTATAAATCCATCGGTATTATTACTAGAACCGTCAAAGAGGCAAAGGAAGTATATAACTTCCTAAAAGACAAAACCAATGTTCATGCTATATTAAAGGATGATGATGAATATATAAGCGGTACCGTAGTAATACCGTCTTACCTTGCTAAAGGCTTAGAATTTGATGTGGCTTTGATATACAA
- a CDS encoding GNAT family N-acetyltransferase encodes MESKRIADDQDLQIALQIRKEVFVHEQGVPLEIEIDEYDTLDGQCEHVLVYYNDEPVGTGRFRIIDGLAKAERICVLKPYRKFGLGRKVLDALEEIAIEKGFSQIRLHGQTHVEGFYNKLGYQTLSDVFLEHDIPHVLMIKDLTAK; translated from the coding sequence ATGGAGTCAAAAAGAATAGCGGATGATCAGGATTTGCAAATAGCATTACAAATCAGAAAAGAAGTATTTGTTCATGAGCAAGGAGTTCCTTTAGAAATTGAAATCGATGAGTATGACACCTTAGATGGACAATGTGAGCATGTGCTTGTCTATTATAACGATGAACCCGTTGGGACCGGAAGATTCAGAATTATTGACGGCTTAGCCAAGGCAGAAAGAATATGTGTTTTAAAACCTTATCGCAAATTTGGCCTTGGCAGAAAAGTCCTTGATGCATTAGAAGAAATTGCTATAGAAAAAGGCTTTTCTCAAATCCGATTACATGGGCAAACTCATGTAGAAGGCTTCTATAATAAGCTGGGGTATCAAACTCTATCCGATGTATTTTTGGAACATGATATCCCTCATGTTTTAATGATAAAGGATTTAACTGCAAAATAG